A portion of the Aythya fuligula isolate bAytFul2 chromosome 10, bAytFul2.pri, whole genome shotgun sequence genome contains these proteins:
- the HESX1 gene encoding LOW QUALITY PROTEIN: homeobox expressed in ES cells 1 (The sequence of the model RefSeq protein was modified relative to this genomic sequence to represent the inferred CDS: inserted 1 base in 1 codon), translating to MASTSLCAANTSASQNLQKASSFVENKTTQCSFSIESILGLEQKKDGIPAVKPHRPWXGCMHQLGNSHLQIPVVSYENSLFHANSDPMQEEKVLKCEKYFSVTERLSFKRELSWYRGRRPRTAFSRNQIEVLENVFKMNSYPGIDIREELARKLDLDEDRIQIWFQNRRAKLKRSHRESQFLMVKNTFTSSLLE from the exons ATGGCAAGTACATCGCTGTGTGCTGCTAATACATCAGCGTCTCAGAATCTTCAGAAAGCATCTagttttgtagaaaataaaaccacGCAGTGTTCCTTTTCCATTGAAAGTATTTTGGGATTGGAGCAGAAGAAAGATGGCATTCCTGCAGTGAAACCTCACAGACCAT ATGGATGCATGCACCAACTTGG TAATTCCCATCTGCAAATCCCTGTTGTTTCCTAtgaaaattcattatttcatgCTAACAGTGATCCaatgcaagaggaaaaagttttgaaatgtgaaaaatatttttcagtcactGAAAGGCTATCTTTCAAACGAGAATTGAGCTGGTACAGGGGTAGAAGACCAAGAACCGCTTTCAGTAGAAACCAG ATTGAAgtcttggaaaatgtttttaaaatgaactccTACCCCGGCATTGATATTAGAGAAGAACTAGCTCGCAAATTAGACTTAGATGAAGACAGGATCCAG ATCTGGTTTCAGAACCGTCGTGCAAAGCTGAAGAGATCACACCGAGAATCACAGTTTCTAATGGTGAAAAATACTTTCACTTCCAGCCTGCTAGAGTAG